Below is a genomic region from Persicimonas caeni.
CGCCGCCCGACGCCCCGGACGCACGTTTTCCCGACGTGGGCATGCTCATCGGCAAGCTCCTCGACGCGCTGCTCCTCGACCCGCTCGACTACGACATGAGCGTGCTCGAGCGCATCAACGGCATCCTGCGCTACGGCGAAGAACTCTTTGGCGACGACTCGTTCACCGACGCGCTCAACGAGGTCGTCGAGGTCTACCGCGGCCAAAAGTACCACATCGTCGAGCCGCTTCTCTTGCGGCCCAGCGAGGACCTCGGCCGTCTCGCCTCCGATTTTGCCGTCCAGCAATCCGACGCCTTCTGGGGATCGCGCATGATGGCGTCGGTGGCCCGCGCGGCTGCCGAGCGTGACTATCGCGAGAGCGATCTGCTCAGCTACCTGTTGTTCGACGGGGGCTATACGGGCCAATTGCTCGATATGGGGTATCGCGATGCGGAGGCGATTCACGACGAGCTGGTGGAGTTCTTCCGGGATTGAGGTCCCGAAAAACAACGGTTTTCGAAAGATCTCGAATGATGTACTTTACTCGGGTCATCGATAGCGATTGAAACGAGGCGTGTGTGCATTCGACGGGTTCCTACAGGCCCCGGGGGCGACTGATCGTGGGCGTGCTCGTCGCGTTCGCGCTGGCTGGCCCGCACTTCGTACAGGCACAGCAAGCCCAGTCCAATCCGAGCGCTCCGGCCTCGGCCGAGGGCGACTCGACGGAGAGCGAACGAGCCGAGTCGATTCGCCGCCAACTCGTCTTTGCCTTGAGCGCCTATCATGGCGCGCCGACGCGCGACGCACTCGACGCCATCGGGGCGCCCGATCTCGTGGCGAGTCACCTGCGCGATCTGGCTCGAACCAACAAGCTGCGGCCGTCGATGCGCCTGCGTGCAGTCGACATGCTCGGCCACTATCGCGACGCAAAGACCGTCGCGTTTTTGGGGCGAGTCGTCGACGAGCCCGCCTCCGTTGCGGTGCGCGAGCCCCGGCAACTCGAGTTGTTGCACCACCACGCCATCGCGAGCTTCGCGCGCATTCGCGGCGAGCAGGCGGTGGCAAAGCTGGCGCCTTTGGTGGTCGCTGGTGACTTGCAGCTTCGTTTGACCGCTGTGACGGCGCTGGGGCGTTTCGGTGGCCCGGCCGGTCGCAAACGGTTGTACGACCTGCGAACGAGCATCGACGATCCGGTGGTCCTGCGCACCCTGAACAAATATGTCGTTCGTCCGTCCAAAGAATGAATTCGAGACCCGCCGGGCCGTCCGTGTCGTCGCTGAGTTCGACTGCGGTACGTAGGTTGCTTCAGCGGGTCTACTCGGGTAGGCTTTATAGGCACACACGAGCGGCCAGGAGCTCGAGTTCCAAGCGTGAGGTTGTGAGAAAGTAGGGTTCCATGTCTGATCAAAACGAACAGGGTTTTCCGGCGGGTGGCGCGGATCTATCTGAGCCGTCGGAGACAACAATGATCGTCAACAGCGAGATGCTCCAGCAGGCTCGCCAGGGCCTCAACGAGCGCGATCAGGCGTATTTGATCGTCATCTCGGGGCCGCACGTCGGTCGGATGTACAAAGTTGACCAGAACAACATCACCATGGGCCGCTCGCCCAAGGTCGACCTGCAGCTCAACGACGTGGGGGTGTCGCGCCAGCACGCGCGCATCGTCCACCACGGTGACGACGTCTTCGTCGAAGACCTGCAGAGCGCCAACGGCACCTATATCAACGGACGCCGGGTCACCTCGGAGTACCAACTCCAAGACGGCGACAAGATCACGCTGGGCACCACGACCATCCTCAAGTTCACCTATCACGACAAGCTCGACGAGGACTTCCAGCGCCAGATGTTCGACGCCGCGTTGCGAGATGGGCTGACCGGCGCGTACAACAAAAAGTACATGATGAACCATCTGCGCTCGGAGCTGTCCTACGCGCTGCGCCACGGCACGCATCTGAGCATGCTGATGTTCGACGTCGATCACTTCAAGAACACCAACGACACCTACGGTCACCTGGCCGGTGATCGCATCTTGGCCAAGCTCTCGGAGCTGGCCATGCAGTCGATTCGCAACGAGGACACCTTCGCGCGCTACGGCGGCGAGGAGTTCGCGATCATCTGCCGTGGCATCGCCATCGACCAGTGTGCCCGACTGGGCAATCGCATCCGCAAGCTCGTCGAGCAGACCGACTTCATCTACGAAGGCCAGAATATCCCGGTGACCATCAGCGTGGGCGTCTCCGGCGTTCCGGGCGTGCAGGCACGTGCACCCGAGGACCTGATCGGCGCGGCCGACGAGGCGTTGTACGCCGCCAAGAACGCCGGCCGAAACCGCGTGATGGTGAAGAGATCGTAACCCCTCCCCGCGTCGGGGAGGTGGCGGCGAAGCCGTCGGAGGGGGGCTCAAAAACCAGCCCCGAATACCCACCTCAAATTTTTTGCAATTTCCCATAGAGCGGGTAGCGTAACTGTTGTTATGCACCCGCTCGTTGCACGTATACATCCTAGCTACCGTACGGCGTTCGTCGCCTGGTTTGTCACCCGCGCCTTGTTGTGGCTGACGATGGCCACCTCCGGACGATCGCCGCTCTTTTCGCCCGACAGCTTCGACGGCGGCGCGCCCGCCTGGAGCCTGCTCGTCCACGGCATCGGCGCGCTCGGCGCCCACGGCCCGCTAGTATTGGCCGCACTCGCCGAACTCGTCCTGCTCGCCGGCATCATCGGCGTGTACCGATTCGTGCGCCGCGATCAACTCCCGCAGACCGCCGACCGGGCCACTTGGCTGTGGGCGGCGTGCCCGGCGATGGTGTGGACGCTGCCGGCCGCCGACTGGAGCTTTGCCATCGGCCTCGTGGCGATTTCGTTGGCCGCGCTGTCGGCCAGCCATCACCTGCTCGCCGCGGTCGCACTGATGACCGCCATGGCCTTCAAGCCCGAGGCGGTCTTTGTGTGGCCCGGCGTCGCGATCCTCGGCTGGAAGAATTACCAAGCCGGCAAGCAACACGCCGCGAGCCCGTGGCTGACCACGCTCGGGCCGCCGGCAGCGTTTTCGGGCATCATGCTGTTGGCGATGTCGATGGCCGGGCGCATGGGCGTGTCGTTGCGTACACTGCAGACCGGCAGCGAATGGCGCCAAGGCTTTGCGTGGCAGGGCCTCTCGGCGCACGTGCCCGACTTGTTCTTGGCCGCTGCTGCCGTCAGCGCGCTGTGGATGGCCCTTGCGTACTTCAAGCAAACACCGAAGAGCTGGCCTTTGATGGTCGTGCCATGTGTGGCGTGGCCCTTCTTGCAAGAGCCGCCGACCGCCGCGATCGCAGCGTTTTTGTTCGCCGTGCCCCTCTTCGCCTACCTGGCGAAGGCGTCAGATGATCCGAACCTGGAGAGGCCGCTTCTGGCGGCGTTTGTGGGCGGGTTGTTGGTGTTGGCGCTTTGATTCAAAGATACTTCTCGATCGCGGTGACGAGCTCGTGGCAATCGACGAGGTTGGTCACGTAGTCGAGCTTGTCGGTCGGCAGGATGACCAGCGGCGACAGGTCGTAGGCCTCGATCCAATTCTCGTACAACCCGTGCAGCCGCTCGATGTACTCGACCGGGATATTCTGCTCCATCTCGCGGCCGCGCATGGCGATGCGCTTTTGGACCGTGCTCACCGGGCAACGCAGGTAGATCATGACGTCGGGCGGGCGAATCTCGTCCTGGATCGACTCGTACAGGTTCCGGTACGTGCGGTAGTCGCGCTCGCTCATCGCGCCGGTCTGGTAGAGGTTCTCGGCGAAGATCTCGGCGTCCTCCCAGATCGTGCGATCTTGGATGACGTTTTGCGGCGAGGCGTCGAGCTCCTTGTGCAGCTTGAACTTGGCGGTCAAAAAGTAGACCTGACTGTGGAAGCTCCATCGCTCCATCTCGTCGTAGAAGTCCTCCAGATAGGGGTTGGCCTCGTTGGGCTCGAAGAAGGGCTGGATGTCGAAGCGCTGGCTCAAAAAATCGACGATCGAGCTCTTGCCGGCGCCGATATTGCCGGACACGGCGATGTAGCGTCGGTTGTCCGGCAGGACCGGTTTTGCTAGCTGGACGGTCGACTGGTCGCTCGCCTTGGGGGCAGTGCTGCGGTCGACTTCAACGATGTGGAAAAAATCACTCATCAATTACTGCCTGTCGCCGTGCGAATGTATCGTCGAGGGGGCGCGTTATGTTACTGACTTGGACGTGGATCAACAACGACTTTTTATAACCGCCACGGACGCCGAGAGATCAAAGAGAGAAGAAGAAAAAAGAGCGAAAGCGTGACGCCTTGGGCGACCTTCGCGGTTCATACGCAGTTTTTTGAGAACGAGGAACGAGAATGAGCAGTCGAGATATCATCATCGAGTCGCTGACCGTCGGCCCGATTCAGACGAACGTGTACGTGGTCGGTTGTGCCGAGACGGGTGAGGGCGTGATCGTCGACGCAGGCGGCGATCCCGAGGGGCTCCTGGGGTTGGCGGACGAGCACGATTTGAAGATCACCAAGATCTTGCAGACCCACGCCCACATCGATCACGTGGCGGCGATCCCCGAGATCAAAGAGGCGACCGGCGCGCCGATCTATCTGCACCCGGACGATATGATGCTGTGGCAGGCGGCGCCCCAGCAGGGCCAGATGTTCGGCATTCCGGTCGAGCAGCTGCCCTCGCCCGACAAGGAGTTGTTCGACGGCCAGACGATCGCCATCGGCAAACTCAGCGCCGAAGTGATCTTTTTGCCCGGCCACAGCCCGGGGAGCGTCGGGTTCCATATTGCCGAGCATTCGGTGATCTTGAGCGGTGACGTGCTCTTTGCGGGCAGCATGGGTCGCGTCGACTTGCCCGGCAGTGATCGCAACCAGATGCGCGCCTCCCTCGAGCGCATCAGCGGACTCCCCGACGACACCCGCGTGCTCTCCGGCCACGGCCCCGCCACGAGCATCGGCCGAGAGAAGCAACTCAACCCCTTCCTGAAGCAAGACTGGTAATTCGCCAGGGACGACTCAACGGAACCAGATCGCCCAGACGATGGCGCCCGACAGTCCCGCGATGAGCAGCAGGCCGCCGAGCAGCAAATAGAGCTGCAGGCGGCTCAGCGAGGCGTTGCCGCGGGCCATCTGCTCGATCTGCTGCTTGGCGTCATCGGGCGCGCGGTGGGTCAGTGAATCTTGCCCGGCGGCACGGGCGCGCATCGGTTCGGGGTCGACCTGCTCGTCTTTGACCACCCGGGGGCGCGTCACGTCCTGCGTGTTGACGTCCTCGGTGGCGATGGGTTGGCTGCGATCGGCGTCCCGGCTGTGAAACGGGTGGGTCGTCTCTTGAGACAGCGACTGCATCTCCGAGGAGGTATCGGCGGTCAGCGCGTTCTGTGACTCGCGTGTATCGGCGTCGGCCATCGGCAGCGGCTGGGTGCGCTCCTGCGAGTCGACACCCACCAGGCTCTTCTTGCCGGCGCCGGCACTCTTATCGGCGCCAGGACTCCTATCGGCGCGATCCATCGGCGCGGTGGTGCGCAACTCCTGGCTGTTGTCGGCGTCTTTCTGAACATGAGCTTTGAGCCGCGAGGCATCGAGCTGCACGGTCGCGTCGAGCGTGTCGACCTGCGGCGGAGCTTGCTCCTGGGTCTCCTTCGTCTCGTTGATCAGCTCTTGGAACTGCGTGATGTCGAGCTCGCCGGTGCGGTCGATGGCGATCTCGTCGGCCATCATGGCATACTCGAGCAAGCGGGCCGGCAGCGGAGCCGTGTCGGTGTCGGTGTCGTCGTAGTCCGGCTCGTCGGCCTTGAGCGTGAGCAGCGCGGAGGTCAGTGCTTTGACCGACTGGTAGCGATCGGCCGGCTTTTTGGCCAGCGCCTTGAGGATGATCTCCTCGAGCCGCGGGGAGATCTCGGGGCGAAGCTCGCTGGGCGGAGTGGGCCGCGCTTCGACCTGCGCCATCATCAGGGCAAACTCGGTCGACGCGTTGAAGGGGACGTCGCCCGTACAGAGCTTGTAGATGGTCACGCCCAGGCTGTAGATGTCGGCGCGCCCGTCGATGTCGCGTGAGCCGACGATTTGTTCGGGGCTCATGTAGTGCAGCGTTCCCACCGTGGTGCCCGCCGCGGTTAGATCTTTGCCGCCGCGCTCGACCTTGGCCACACCGAAATCCATGACCTTGGGGACCATGCCCGAGGCGGAGGGCTGCAGCAGGATATTCGACGGCTTGATATCGCGGTGGATGACCCCTTTGTGGTGCGCAAAGCCGACCGCCGAGAGCACCGGGAGCATCAGGCTGAGCAGTTCTTGGGGCTCGAGGGGGCCGTGATCTTGGAGGTACTCGTCGAGCGTCGGCCCGTCGATATACTCCATGATGATGGCCAACTGCGGCTGCTCGACGATGTCGTAGACGTTGATGATGTTGGGGTGGTCGAGGTAGCGCTGGATGCGCCCTTCGTCCAAAAAGCGGGTGCACACCACCGGGTTTTGGCTGTAGTAGGGGTAGAGCACCTTGATGGCGACCTTCTCACCGGTGGCGCGATCGTGGGTCAGATGGATGGCGGCCATGCCGCCCTCGGCGACCTGGTGCTCCACGACGTACCGATCGAGCAGGATCTCTCCTGGCTCGAGAGTGGTCGGTGCCGTTTGTTCATTGCTCGCCATCGAGACCTGCAGCTTACCCAGAGACTTCCAGCTTCGGTATAGTCTAGTTCAATACTACAATTGCGCAAAGAATTGCGGTTTTTGAGCGGAGTTAGGGTTGAGTAGCGCCGAATCCGAGCCAACGAAAAAGTGGATCGCCGCGGCGGTGATCGCCATGATCGGTGGGGGCGTGCTGGTGGCGATGTGGTCGCTCGCCGACGACCCGGCGGCGCCATCGTCGACGACGTCCGAAGAGGCGGCGTTTCGGGCCTTCGAAGCCTCGGAGCCGGCCGCCAAGCAGGGCGCGGAGGGCGAGCCTGAGCGAGACGCGGGCGGCGACGAGCCGACGGCCGACGCGCGTCGGTTTCAGGGAACGATTGTGCGCCCGCCCCCTCTCGAGCCATCGGCGTCGAGCGACTCGCAGACTGACGCCGGGAGCAGCGCCGACGTGCGTCTGTGGCAAGATCCGGTCAACCAGCGAGTGCTCGGCCAGAAAAAGTGGATGGCCCACCTGCCCGATGCCGCCTCCCAAGAAATCGACGAAGAACTCGAAAAGGAGCGCCCCCAGCGCTACCCCATCGACTTGACGGTGCGCCGCTCCGGGGTCGACGTCGCCAAGGAGATCGTCGAGGGGTGCTACGAGCGCCTGCTCGAGCGCAACCCGCAGGCCGACGGGCGACTGGCGGTGGGATTCAACATGGTGGCCGACGGCTCGACCGCGCGCTTCAAAGACGTCGACGTGTTGGTCAAGGTGCGCCTCTATGACCCAGCCTTCGATGACTGCATCATCGATGAGTTGTCGCGCGCGTCTTTTCCCACCAGTGAGGAGGGGGTGATGTGGGTCGAATATCCGTTTGTTTTTGAAGAAGGATGGTGATCGGGGCGTCCAATGAGGGCAGGAGGTGTCTGCTCAGCGCTGGACCCCCGCACACCCAAGCGTTATGCTGGGCGCGCAAGACAACAACGCAACAGACGCCGTTTTTTTTCGATAGATGACGAGGTGGAATCATGTGGATTGTCGCGGTCGTGTTTCTGGGCCTGATGGTATTGGCCGGAATCTTCTTTGTAAGCGTCTATAACAAGCTCGTAACCAAGCGAAACCGCTACGAAAACGCGTTCTCGCAGATCGATGTGCAGCTCAAGCGGCGCCACGATCTCATCCCGAACTTGGTCGAGACGGCCAAAGGGTACATGAAGCACGAAAGCGAGACGCTCGAGGCGGTCATCGCCGCGCGCAACAAAGCGGCGTCGGCGGAGAAGCGTGCCTCGCAGAACCCGAGCGACTCGAGCGCCATGCAGGCGCTGATGGGCGCCGAATCGATGCTGTCGGGGGCGTTGGGCAACCTGATGGTCACCGTCGAGGATTACCCGGAGTTGAAGGCCGACGAGCAGATGAGCAAGTTGATGGAGGAGCTCTCCTCGACGGAAAACCGCATCGCGTTCGCCCGCCAGGCGTTCAACGACTCGGTGACTTCGTACAACATCGACCGCGAGAAGTTCCCGGCGGTCATGGTCGCCAACATGTTCGGCTTCCAGAAGGCCACTCTGTTCGAGATCGAGGTCGAAGAAGAGCGTCAGGCTCCCCAGGTCGCTTTCGGTTGAGCCTCGCACTCGAGACAGAATTTAGTCGATGAAGAACTTTTTCGAGCATCAGGACGTCGCCCGGAAGAACACGTTTCGTCTGGTCGTCCTGTTCGGCCTGGCGGTGCTCATCACGATCGTGGCGGTCTATTTTGTCGCCGTGATCGCCATCGAGGGCCAGGCGCTGTGGCTCCCCTCCGCCCACGATGGGGTGACCACGGCGAGCTGGTTCAACTTCGACGCGCTGCTCTTGGCGTCGATCGGCACGCTGGCGTTGGTGGGCGGGGGCACCTTCTGGAAGATCCACCAGCTGGCTCGCGGCGGCGGAAGCCTTGTCTGTGAGCAACTCGGCGGTCGGTTCGTCGACTTTCGCACCGACGACCTCGCCGAGCAGCAACTCATCAACGTCGTCGAAGAGATGTCGATCGCCAGCGGCGTGTCGGTGCCCCTTCTGTACGTGCTCGACAACGAGTCGGGCATCAACGCCTTTGCGGCCGGCTTCACCCCCAACAACGCAGCCATCGCCGTGAGCCGCGGCTGCCTCGAGATGCTCAACCGCGACGAACTCCAGGGGGTCATCGCCCACGAGTTCAGCCATATCCTCAATGGGGATATGCGCATGAATATCCGCATGATCGGCGTGCTGCACGGCATCCTGATGCTCGCGGTGACCGGCCGGGTGCTCATGCGTATGGCGTTTCACGGCTCGGGCCGACGCTCGCGCTCGAGCCGCGACTCGGGCGGGGGCGTGATCTGGTTGGGAATCATCGGCCTGGCGCTCTTCATCATCGGCTACGTGGGACGTTTTTTCGGCGCGATCATCAAGAGCGCCATCAGTCGCCAGCGTGAGTACTTGGCCGACGCCTCGGCGGTGCAGTTTACGCGCAATCCCAAGGGGCTCTCCGGGGCGCTGCTCAAGATTGGCGGCTACTCGGTCGGCTCGCGCATTCACTCGCCGGAGGCAGACGAGGTCAGCCACCTCTTTTTCGGCGACGCGCTCGAGCCGAGCTGGCTCAGCTCCGTCTTTGCCACGCACCCGCCCCTCAAAGACCGGATTCGCCGCGTCGACCCGGGCTTTAGCGGCGCATTTCCGAAGGTCAAAAAGCCCAAAGAGCTCGAGCAAAAGAAGGTCGAGGCCGAGAAGCCTCGCTGGGAGATTCCCGTCGCGGGCGGCGCCTCACAGCCGGCGGCGCAGATGGCCGCCGCAGGAGCCATGGGGCTAGCCGCCGACGGCGGGTCGCCACAGGCCAGCGAGCCTCAGGCTCGCCGAGCGCGCCCGCGAGCGCAGGGCCAGCGCATGAACCTCGAGGCCGACGCCGTGCTCGACTCGATGGGCCAGACCTCCGAAGAGCACGTCGACTACGCGCGCGGCGCATTGGAGGCCATTCCCGCGCCGATTCGTGAGGCGGCGCGCGACACCTACTCGGCCGCCGCGGTCGTCTTTGCGTTGCTCATGGACGTCGACCCGAGCACGCGCCACACCCAGTTGGAAGTGATCAACCGAGAGCTCACCCGTGGGCTCGCCGAGGAGACGCGCCGTTACGCCAACCAGCTCGAAGGGCTCGATCCGGTCCATCGCTTGCCGCTGGTCGAGATCTTGGTGCCCGCGCTGCGCCAGATGTCCGAAGGCCAGCACGCGATGTTCATCAAGATCTTGGACCGACTCATCTACGCCGACAACCGCGTGTCGCTCTTCGAGTTTTCGCTCGAAAAGCTCCTCAAGCATCGTCTGGAGGCGAGTCACGGAGGCGGCGGAAGGCGCGTGGCGCAATACTACTCGCTCACGCCGCTTCGTAACGACGTCGTCTTGTTGCTGTCGTGCCTGTCGTGGGCCGGCCACAGCGACACCGGCGGCGCCGAGATGGCGTTTCGCGAAGGGACGAACTGCCTGAAAAACGCCAGCGTCAAGAACAAGGCTGACCTGCTCGCCAAATCGCGCTGCTCGTTCGAGGAGCTCGACGGCGCCCTCGACCGCATCTCCCAGGCCACCAACGGCGTCAAGCAGCAGATCGTC
It encodes:
- a CDS encoding HEAT repeat domain-containing protein, coding for MHSTGSYRPRGRLIVGVLVAFALAGPHFVQAQQAQSNPSAPASAEGDSTESERAESIRRQLVFALSAYHGAPTRDALDAIGAPDLVASHLRDLARTNKLRPSMRLRAVDMLGHYRDAKTVAFLGRVVDEPASVAVREPRQLELLHHHAIASFARIRGEQAVAKLAPLVVAGDLQLRLTAVTALGRFGGPAGRKRLYDLRTSIDDPVVLRTLNKYVVRPSKE
- a CDS encoding GGDEF domain-containing protein, which gives rise to MIVNSEMLQQARQGLNERDQAYLIVISGPHVGRMYKVDQNNITMGRSPKVDLQLNDVGVSRQHARIVHHGDDVFVEDLQSANGTYINGRRVTSEYQLQDGDKITLGTTTILKFTYHDKLDEDFQRQMFDAALRDGLTGAYNKKYMMNHLRSELSYALRHGTHLSMLMFDVDHFKNTNDTYGHLAGDRILAKLSELAMQSIRNEDTFARYGGEEFAIICRGIAIDQCARLGNRIRKLVEQTDFIYEGQNIPVTISVGVSGVPGVQARAPEDLIGAADEALYAAKNAGRNRVMVKRS
- a CDS encoding deoxynucleoside kinase; its protein translation is MSDFFHIVEVDRSTAPKASDQSTVQLAKPVLPDNRRYIAVSGNIGAGKSSIVDFLSQRFDIQPFFEPNEANPYLEDFYDEMERWSFHSQVYFLTAKFKLHKELDASPQNVIQDRTIWEDAEIFAENLYQTGAMSERDYRTYRNLYESIQDEIRPPDVMIYLRCPVSTVQKRIAMRGREMEQNIPVEYIERLHGLYENWIEAYDLSPLVILPTDKLDYVTNLVDCHELVTAIEKYL
- a CDS encoding MBL fold metallo-hydrolase, with translation MSSRDIIIESLTVGPIQTNVYVVGCAETGEGVIVDAGGDPEGLLGLADEHDLKITKILQTHAHIDHVAAIPEIKEATGAPIYLHPDDMMLWQAAPQQGQMFGIPVEQLPSPDKELFDGQTIAIGKLSAEVIFLPGHSPGSVGFHIAEHSVILSGDVLFAGSMGRVDLPGSDRNQMRASLERISGLPDDTRVLSGHGPATSIGREKQLNPFLKQDW
- a CDS encoding serine/threonine protein kinase, with translation MASNEQTAPTTLEPGEILLDRYVVEHQVAEGGMAAIHLTHDRATGEKVAIKVLYPYYSQNPVVCTRFLDEGRIQRYLDHPNIINVYDIVEQPQLAIIMEYIDGPTLDEYLQDHGPLEPQELLSLMLPVLSAVGFAHHKGVIHRDIKPSNILLQPSASGMVPKVMDFGVAKVERGGKDLTAAGTTVGTLHYMSPEQIVGSRDIDGRADIYSLGVTIYKLCTGDVPFNASTEFALMMAQVEARPTPPSELRPEISPRLEEIILKALAKKPADRYQSVKALTSALLTLKADEPDYDDTDTDTAPLPARLLEYAMMADEIAIDRTGELDITQFQELINETKETQEQAPPQVDTLDATVQLDASRLKAHVQKDADNSQELRTTAPMDRADRSPGADKSAGAGKKSLVGVDSQERTQPLPMADADTRESQNALTADTSSEMQSLSQETTHPFHSRDADRSQPIATEDVNTQDVTRPRVVKDEQVDPEPMRARAAGQDSLTHRAPDDAKQQIEQMARGNASLSRLQLYLLLGGLLLIAGLSGAIVWAIWFR
- a CDS encoding AgmX/PglI C-terminal domain-containing protein, whose translation is MSSAESEPTKKWIAAAVIAMIGGGVLVAMWSLADDPAAPSSTTSEEAAFRAFEASEPAAKQGAEGEPERDAGGDEPTADARRFQGTIVRPPPLEPSASSDSQTDAGSSADVRLWQDPVNQRVLGQKKWMAHLPDAASQEIDEELEKERPQRYPIDLTVRRSGVDVAKEIVEGCYERLLERNPQADGRLAVGFNMVADGSTARFKDVDVLVKVRLYDPAFDDCIIDELSRASFPTSEEGVMWVEYPFVFEEGW
- a CDS encoding LemA family protein, which produces MWIVAVVFLGLMVLAGIFFVSVYNKLVTKRNRYENAFSQIDVQLKRRHDLIPNLVETAKGYMKHESETLEAVIAARNKAASAEKRASQNPSDSSAMQALMGAESMLSGALGNLMVTVEDYPELKADEQMSKLMEELSSTENRIAFARQAFNDSVTSYNIDREKFPAVMVANMFGFQKATLFEIEVEEERQAPQVAFG
- a CDS encoding M48 family metallopeptidase; the encoded protein is MKNFFEHQDVARKNTFRLVVLFGLAVLITIVAVYFVAVIAIEGQALWLPSAHDGVTTASWFNFDALLLASIGTLALVGGGTFWKIHQLARGGGSLVCEQLGGRFVDFRTDDLAEQQLINVVEEMSIASGVSVPLLYVLDNESGINAFAAGFTPNNAAIAVSRGCLEMLNRDELQGVIAHEFSHILNGDMRMNIRMIGVLHGILMLAVTGRVLMRMAFHGSGRRSRSSRDSGGGVIWLGIIGLALFIIGYVGRFFGAIIKSAISRQREYLADASAVQFTRNPKGLSGALLKIGGYSVGSRIHSPEADEVSHLFFGDALEPSWLSSVFATHPPLKDRIRRVDPGFSGAFPKVKKPKELEQKKVEAEKPRWEIPVAGGASQPAAQMAAAGAMGLAADGGSPQASEPQARRARPRAQGQRMNLEADAVLDSMGQTSEEHVDYARGALEAIPAPIREAARDTYSAAAVVFALLMDVDPSTRHTQLEVINRELTRGLAEETRRYANQLEGLDPVHRLPLVEILVPALRQMSEGQHAMFIKILDRLIYADNRVSLFEFSLEKLLKHRLEASHGGGGRRVAQYYSLTPLRNDVVLLLSCLSWAGHSDTGGAEMAFREGTNCLKNASVKNKADLLAKSRCSFEELDGALDRISQATNGVKQQIVNATAHCVLADEEVTAEEAELLRAVCEVIDVPLPPFLPA